CTGGATCAATCTCTGCCTCGCGACGGGCCGGGCGGGGCGCCCGTTCTCCGGCTACGGCTGTCTGACCGGCCAGGGCAACGGCCAGGGCGGACGCGAGCACGGCCAGAAGGCCGACCAGTTGCCGGGCTACCGCAAGCTGGACGACCCGGCGGCGCGGGCACATGTCGCCGGGGTGTGGGGCGTGACCCCGGAGTCGCTTCCGGGGCCCGGGCGCAGTGCGTACGAGCTCCTCGACGCGCTGGGCGGGGACGTGAAGTCGCTGCTGCTGATGGGCTCCAACCCGGTGGTCTCCGCGCCGCGCGCCGCGCACATCGAGGGGCGGATCCGCTCGCTGGACTTCCTCGCGGTCGCGGACGTGGTGCTGTCGGAGACGGCGGCGCTGGCGGATGTGGTGCTGCCGGTCACCCAGTGGGCGGAGGAGACGGGCACGACGACGAACCTGGAGGGCCGGGTTCTGCTTCGCCAGAAGGCGGTGCAGGCGCCGCCGGGAGTACGGAGCGATCTGGAGGTACTGAGCGCTCTGGCGGGACTGCTGGGTCACGAGAAGGGCTTTCCGGCGGACCCGGAGGAGGTCTTCGAGGAGCTGCGCAGGGCGTCGGCGGGTGGCCCGGCGGACTACTCGGGCATCACGTACCGGAGGATCGCGGAGGAGGACGGGGTGTTCTGGCCCTGCCCGGAGGACGGGACGGGAGCCCGGACCCACCCCGGTACGCCGCGGCTCTTCCTCGAGCGGTTCGCCACGCCCGACGGGCGGGCCCGCTTCATCGCCGTCGGGCACCGGCCCGCCGCTGAGGAACCCGACGCCGAGTATCCGGTGCTGCTCACCACCGGGCGGGTCGTCTCCCAGTACCAGTCCGGGGCCCAGACCCGGCGCGTGGACGAGCTCAACGCCGCCGCGCCCGGGCCGTTCGTCGAGCTGCATCCGCTGCTCGCCGAGCGGCTGGGGGCCGTCGAGGGCGAGCCGCTCGCGGTGGTGTCGCGGCGCGGGCGGGCCGTAGGGCCCGCGCGGATCACCACCGGGATACGCGCCGACACCGTCTTCATGCCGTTCCACTGGCCGGGCGAGGGCCGGGTCAACTCGGTGACGAATCCGGCGCTCGACCCGACGTCGCGGATGCCGGAGTTCAAGGTGTGCGCGGTGCGGGTGGAGCGGGTGCCGGGGTAGGGGTGCCTTTTCCAGCCCCGCCGGCGATTGAGGCGCGGGTTCCGGGGCAGCGCCCCGGTTACGGGAAGGGGCCCCGCAGCCGGCCCGTCCAGTCCCCGCCCTGGATCACCGTGCCCTTCGCCCGGAGCTCCTCCGCCACGCCCGCCGCCGCGACATACACCCACGCCCGTACCGCCGTGCCGTCCGGTCGCAGGACCTCGCGCGCCACCCGCTCGTACAGATTGCGCGGGTGGCCCGGCGCGACGTACTCCTCGAGGCGGTCGAGTACGGCGAGGAGCTCCCCGTACTCCCCCGGTGCCGCCGTCACCGCCTCGCCCGCGACCGTGCCCCCGCCGGGCTCGAGCAGGGCGTACGGGTAGCCCGGGCCCTCGTAGAGCACCGCGTCCGCGAGCAGCGCCGGCTCCTCCGCCGCCGTGCGGCCGTGCAGGAAGTGGTCGTGGTTGCACTCGCCGGGGCGCAGCGTCCCGTAGACGAAGAACGGAAGCTCCTCCCCGGGGCCCGGCCGCGTCACGGTGCCACGGTCTCCGCGTCGATCCACTCCAGATACGCCGCGCTGCCGGCCAGCACCGGGGTCGCGATGATCTCCGGGGTGTCGTAGTCGTGTGCCGCCGTCAGATGAGCCTCCAGCGCCGGGTAGCAGGCTTGTTTCGTCTTGAACAGCACCTGCCACTCCTCCGCCGTCTCGATCGCGTTCTGCCAGTGGTAGACGGAGGTCACAGGCGCGGACACCTGCGCACAGGCGGCCAGCCGGGCCTCCACCGCGCCGCGTGCCAGCGCCTCCGCCTTCTCCGCGCTGTCGGTCGTGGTCAGTACGGTGAGTACGGTCAGTGCCTGGGCCACCAACAAGCTCCTTCGGTTCGTCGGCCGTCGTCCGGGCCACGTCGTCACGGGCCAAAACGGCGGGACCATGAGTCCACTTCCGGCCGGTCAGGCCACCGTACGCACGGCTGTTGCGCAACGTCCCGGCATCCGTCGCCACGGCGGCGATCCGATCGCAGCTGATCTGATCCTCGGCCGTACCCACCCTGCCGCTCACACCTCGCCGTACGTCCCCTGCCGCTCACACCTCGGCGAGCGGGCCGACACGCCCGGCCGGCCACGACCCTTCACCCGTTCAGCACGTCGACCCCCGGACGCCATCCGATCCCCCATCACCCGCCGTGACCTGCGACGACGCATCATGTCCAGCGCGACACGCCGAGCGATGCCACCCGAACTGATGGATCATCAGCAGGCGTGGGCGACGGGCTGCGCCTTACCTCGGAGAGAACACGACACCGCACCAGCGCGCTCTCCCGGAGGACCGCCATGCGCACCACCGCCCGCCTGCTGACCGGTACCGCGCTGGCGGCCGCCATCATCGGACTCGGTGCCCAGGGGGCGTTCGCCGGGAACTTCGAGCCGCTGGAGATCTTTCCGTCGCCCGCCTCCGCCGGCGAGACCGTCACCGTGAGCACCACCGCCTGCGGGAACAACGGCCGCGGCGTCGGTGACGCACGGTCGCTCGGCGCCGGCGAGTTCCGGCTGTCGCCCGGTACGCACAAGGAGGTCGCGGTCGGCCGGTTCCGGGTCCCCCACGGCACCCATGCGGGGCACTACACCATCGACGTGACCTGCAAGAACGGCAGGACGGCCACCGGTGAGCTACATGTGCGGCACCACCCCGGACCGATCGGCCACGTGAACACGGGCGTCGGCGGCAGCGTCGGCCCCGACACCACCCAGATCGCGGCGGGTGTGGCCGTACTGGCCGCGGCCGCCGTCGGCGGGACCCTGTTCCTGCGCCGCCGGGCGAGCGGCGCGCAGGGCAGCTGACGGGCCGGTTTCCCACCGTCCCTCGTACCGCCGTGTCCCCGCTCCCGTCAGGCCCCGGGCAACCGAGCCTGCCGGGAGCGGGCGAGATTCGCCCGGAGGACCGATGACCGCCAGGAAGAGGGGTTGGGGCAAGGGCTGGGGCATAGCCGTCGCCGTCTGCGCCGGCGTCTGGCTGGTCCAGAACGGCGCCGAGAACATCACCCCGCCGATACCGTCCGCCGCCGAGGCCTTCGCGGCCGGGCCGGGCCATCACACGGACGCGGCCGCCGATCCGCTGCCGCCGTCCGCGCCCGTACGGCTGCGCATACCCGAGATCAGGGTCAATGCCCCGGTCATGCTGCTGGGGCTGGACAAGGACGGCAGCCTGGACGTACCGCCGGCCGCCGACCGCAATCTCACCGGCTGGTACAAGGACGGCACGGCCCCGGGCGCCAAGGGCACGGCGATCGTCGCCGGACATGTCGACAACGCGCGCGGTCCCTCCGTCTTCTACAGCCTGGGCGCGCTGAAGAAGGGCCACCGCATCGAGGTGACCCGCGAGGACGGCCGTACCGCCGTGTTCACCATCGACGCGATCGAGGTGTACGAGGCCGACGCCTTCCCGGACGAGAAG
The Streptomyces lunaelactis genome window above contains:
- a CDS encoding molybdopterin oxidoreductase family protein; this encodes MPDVLDDTTPTHCPYCALQCGMNLRGRAEAVEVVERPDFPVNRGALCGKGRTAPALLSSRVRLTEPLVRRPATGRLEPATWEEALRTVATGLSRTRTVYGPDAVGVFGGGGLTNEKAYALGKFARVVLGTSQIDYNGRFCMSSAAAAHQRAFGLDRGLPFPLEDIPRSGCVILVGSNLAETMPPALRYLTELRENGGTLIVVDPRRTRTAEQADLHLAPRPGTDLALALGLLHVAVAEGRTDEEFIRDRTSGWGEARAAAMAHWPELVERITGVGVPELREAVRMFCDAESAMVLTARGPEQHSKGTDTVSAWINLCLATGRAGRPFSGYGCLTGQGNGQGGREHGQKADQLPGYRKLDDPAARAHVAGVWGVTPESLPGPGRSAYELLDALGGDVKSLLLMGSNPVVSAPRAAHIEGRIRSLDFLAVADVVLSETAALADVVLPVTQWAEETGTTTNLEGRVLLRQKAVQAPPGVRSDLEVLSALAGLLGHEKGFPADPEEVFEELRRASAGGPADYSGITYRRIAEEDGVFWPCPEDGTGARTHPGTPRLFLERFATPDGRARFIAVGHRPAAEEPDAEYPVLLTTGRVVSQYQSGAQTRRVDELNAAAPGPFVELHPLLAERLGAVEGEPLAVVSRRGRAVGPARITTGIRADTVFMPFHWPGEGRVNSVTNPALDPTSRMPEFKVCAVRVERVPG
- a CDS encoding gamma-glutamylcyclotransferase family protein, producing the protein MTRPGPGEELPFFVYGTLRPGECNHDHFLHGRTAAEEPALLADAVLYEGPGYPYALLEPGGGTVAGEAVTAAPGEYGELLAVLDRLEEYVAPGHPRNLYERVAREVLRPDGTAVRAWVYVAAAGVAEELRAKGTVIQGGDWTGRLRGPFP
- the cutA gene encoding divalent-cation tolerance protein CutA, which gives rise to MAQALTVLTVLTTTDSAEKAEALARGAVEARLAACAQVSAPVTSVYHWQNAIETAEEWQVLFKTKQACYPALEAHLTAAHDYDTPEIIATPVLAGSAAYLEWIDAETVAP
- a CDS encoding class F sortase, with protein sequence MTARKRGWGKGWGIAVAVCAGVWLVQNGAENITPPIPSAAEAFAAGPGHHTDAAADPLPPSAPVRLRIPEIRVNAPVMLLGLDKDGSLDVPPAADRNLTGWYKDGTAPGAKGTAIVAGHVDNARGPSVFYSLGALKKGHRIEVTREDGRTAVFTIDAIEVYEADAFPDEKVYGPRDRAELRVITCGGGFTKKTGYQGNVVAYAHLIGVREPTAT